A stretch of DNA from Roseovarius sp. W115:
ATCTCGCGTTCAGCGGCGTCAAGCACCTCATTGAGCGGCGCATTGTCCTCGGTCCGCAACCCGTTGATGCGCGCTGAAAGCTCCGCGTAGTACCCCGCCCAGGCCAGCCCTTTGATCAGGCGCGTGCCCTGCACCTCATACCCCGCCTCTTCGACCCGGGCGCAGACGCCCTGCACGTCCGTCACCTGCGGGTAATCGGCCCAAAAGGCACGGGCGTCGTCGGAGGCGTCCGCCTCTAACGCAGGTTCGGAGAAGGCCACCGTGCCACCCGGGGCAAGGGCGTTGCGCCACAGGCGCAGGCCTTCGGTCACCCCCAGGAAGTAAAGCGCCCCAGCGCACCAGATGAGGTCGTAAAACCCTGTGATCTGCGACATGTCCCCTTCGGAGACGGTGACATTGGAAAACCTATCCGTCGCGTCGCGGGCCTCGTCCACCAGATGCGGCAACTGGTCAATGCCTTCGATCTGCGCCAAAGGCA
This window harbors:
- a CDS encoding class I SAM-dependent methyltransferase, which codes for MSIPEAFLMLHREMTRQGPGTPEDVRWALSQIELPEHPRVLDAACGPGADLVTLAEALPLAQIEGIDQLPHLVDEARDATDRFSNVTVSEGDMSQITGFYDLIWCAGALYFLGVTEGLRLWRNALAPGGTVAFSEPALEADASDDARAFWADYPQVTDVQGVCARVEEAGYEVQGTRLIKGLAWAGYYAELSARINGLRTEDNAPLNEVLDAAEREIALWRAAPDQVAYVLVLARPRLMAV